A window from Nitrosopumilus adriaticus encodes these proteins:
- the purD gene encoding phosphoribosylamine--glycine ligase, whose product MVNILVVGSGGREHALSWKLSQSDKVDTVFTAPGNGGTKNNVSIDVNDLDGLADFAKKNNCFTVVGPEDPLAAGIVDKFNQINLKVFGPSKKAAQLESSKIWAKDFMKRNNIPTARFEIFDDATKAQDYVKSLDYNVVVKADGLAAGKGVIVCDSLDEAVSAIQTILIKKSFGEAGNRIIIEERIDGIEASYIALSDGKIALAMASSQDHKRIYDDDKGPNTGGMGAYSPTPIITDTMAEKIQKKIIDKTIQSMKNESIEFKGFLYAGIMIRDDEPYVLEYNVRMGDPECQPILMRMDFDLYDYFVASIEGKLSDMPLPTWKNQYAVCVVLASKGYPESYPKDETISGFDSIPNESYVFHAGTKKVDGKILSNGGRVLGVTALGDSLEDAIKNAYAASDKISWNSKYCRTDIGKKGISYF is encoded by the coding sequence TTGGTAAATATCCTAGTAGTCGGCTCTGGAGGAAGAGAGCATGCATTATCCTGGAAATTATCTCAAAGTGATAAAGTTGATACAGTTTTTACAGCTCCCGGAAATGGTGGGACTAAAAACAATGTCTCAATTGATGTCAATGACTTAGATGGATTAGCTGATTTTGCTAAAAAAAATAATTGTTTTACTGTAGTTGGCCCAGAAGATCCCTTGGCTGCAGGAATTGTTGATAAATTTAATCAAATAAATCTCAAAGTTTTTGGCCCTTCTAAAAAGGCAGCACAACTCGAATCAAGTAAGATATGGGCCAAAGATTTCATGAAGCGAAATAATATTCCAACAGCTAGATTTGAAATTTTTGATGATGCAACTAAAGCTCAAGATTATGTAAAATCACTTGATTACAACGTGGTGGTAAAAGCTGATGGACTTGCAGCAGGCAAAGGTGTGATTGTTTGTGATAGTCTTGATGAAGCAGTATCTGCAATTCAAACAATTCTGATCAAAAAATCATTTGGTGAGGCTGGAAATCGAATAATCATTGAAGAACGAATTGATGGGATTGAGGCATCATACATTGCACTTTCTGATGGAAAAATTGCTTTAGCTATGGCATCTAGTCAAGACCATAAGAGAATCTATGATGATGACAAAGGTCCAAACACTGGTGGAATGGGTGCTTATTCCCCAACTCCGATAATCACAGATACAATGGCAGAAAAAATACAGAAAAAAATTATTGATAAAACAATACAATCAATGAAAAATGAATCTATTGAATTCAAGGGTTTTTTGTATGCAGGAATAATGATTAGAGATGATGAGCCCTATGTTTTAGAATACAATGTTAGAATGGGTGATCCCGAATGTCAGCCAATTCTAATGCGAATGGATTTTGATTTGTATGATTATTTTGTCGCAAGTATTGAAGGTAAATTATCTGACATGCCTTTGCCCACTTGGAAAAACCAATACGCCGTATGTGTTGTCTTGGCATCAAAGGGATATCCAGAGTCTTATCCAAAGGATGAAACCATTTCAGGTTTTGATTCAATTCCAAACGAATCATATGTTTTTCATGCCGGTACAAAAAAAGTAGATGGAAAAATTCTTTCAAATGGAGGGCGTGTTTTGGGTGTTACTGCTTTGGGTGATAGCTTGGAGGACGCAATAAAAAATGCATATGCTGCATCTGATAAAATATCTTGGAATAGTAAGTATTGTAGAACAGATATTGGTAAAAAGGGAATATCTTATTTTTGA
- a CDS encoding antibiotic biosynthesis monooxygenase family protein, protein MRISEKKFNGDISSHSMFVMMADVQLKDGAEEDFKKWFSESNKILANFPGFISRRFLKANDGGYRIIVEHESKETFIKMHNSPEHDKLHPEGHSYMSAPPARKTFSIAAE, encoded by the coding sequence TTGCGAATCTCAGAAAAGAAATTTAATGGTGATATTTCTAGTCACAGCATGTTTGTAATGATGGCAGATGTTCAGCTAAAAGATGGTGCTGAAGAAGATTTTAAAAAATGGTTTTCAGAATCAAACAAAATACTGGCAAACTTTCCTGGATTTATCTCAAGACGCTTTCTAAAAGCAAACGATGGGGGATATAGAATAATAGTGGAGCATGAGAGCAAAGAAACTTTCATCAAGATGCATAATAGCCCTGAACACGATAAACTCCATCCAGAGGGACATTCCTATATGAGTGCGCCACCCGCACGAAAAACATTTTCAATTGCTGCTGAATAA
- a CDS encoding 5-formyltetrahydrofolate cyclo-ligase: MEDSSKKDSLRNLLLEKRDNTSFDLLKIASQKMQKKIKKIYAFKNAKKIGAYYPIQSEIFTQDIIQELISDGKEVFLPKVIGEKMEFRKIKDFASLEKGNFDIMEPKEDCPTDNNLDVILVPTVGISPEGVRLGYGYGFYDKFLAENSTTTIALILEKQIVKNIPKSDHDVTIDWIVTEDRFFQTQK; encoded by the coding sequence TTGGAAGATAGTTCGAAAAAAGATTCACTGAGAAATCTTTTGCTAGAAAAAAGAGATAACACATCTTTTGATCTTCTAAAGATTGCAAGTCAAAAGATGCAGAAAAAAATTAAAAAGATTTATGCATTCAAAAATGCCAAAAAAATCGGGGCATATTATCCAATTCAAAGTGAAATTTTCACACAGGACATCATTCAAGAATTAATTAGTGATGGAAAAGAGGTGTTCCTACCAAAAGTAATTGGAGAAAAAATGGAATTTAGGAAAATAAAGGATTTTGCGAGCCTAGAGAAGGGTAATTTCGACATTATGGAGCCAAAAGAGGACTGTCCAACAGATAACAATCTAGACGTCATTTTAGTTCCAACAGTAGGCATTTCTCCTGAGGGAGTAAGATTAGGATACGGGTATGGATTCTACGATAAATTTCTAGCAGAAAATAGCACAACAACAATTGCATTAATTTTAGAAAAACAAATTGTAAAAAATATTCCAAAATCAGATCATGATGTAACTATTGATTGGATAGTAACAGAAGATAGATTTTTTCAGACTCAAAAATAA
- a CDS encoding bifunctional 5,10-methylenetetrahydrofolate dehydrogenase/5,10-methenyltetrahydrofolate cyclohydrolase encodes MTGIKIDGKVIAQSVKDRVKKAAEELKSQGINPCLATILIGDNPASATYVRNKHIACEEVGIVTKDHKLDSNVTQIELNGIIDNLNSDSSVHGILVQLPLPPQLDEFATTSRISPIKDVDGLTPHNAGLLAMKKAALVACTPSGVMEMFEHHKIDLEGKNIVLINRSNLVGKPLYHLLLEKNATVITCHSKTKNLTEFCKSADIIITAVGDRNKFTLTPEMIKQDAIVIDVAISRFEEKLVGDSDYEQIIKKASFATPVPGGVGPMTVAMLLKNTITAASLSTQIGR; translated from the coding sequence ATGACAGGCATTAAGATTGACGGCAAAGTAATTGCTCAATCAGTCAAAGACAGGGTAAAAAAGGCAGCAGAAGAGCTCAAATCTCAAGGAATCAACCCATGTTTAGCCACGATTTTGATAGGAGACAATCCTGCATCTGCCACATATGTAAGAAACAAACACATTGCATGTGAGGAAGTAGGAATTGTAACAAAAGATCATAAACTGGATTCAAATGTCACACAAATAGAACTAAATGGAATCATCGATAATCTCAATTCCGACAGTTCAGTGCATGGAATTCTAGTTCAGCTTCCATTACCCCCACAGCTAGATGAATTTGCAACCACATCAAGAATATCACCAATTAAAGATGTTGATGGATTAACCCCACATAATGCAGGATTACTTGCCATGAAAAAAGCTGCACTTGTAGCATGTACACCATCAGGTGTAATGGAAATGTTCGAACATCATAAAATTGATCTAGAAGGAAAAAATATTGTTTTGATTAATAGAAGCAATCTAGTAGGAAAGCCACTTTATCATCTATTATTAGAAAAAAATGCCACGGTAATAACATGCCACTCTAAAACAAAGAACCTTACAGAGTTTTGCAAATCCGCAGATATCATCATTACAGCAGTGGGAGATAGAAACAAGTTCACTCTAACACCAGAAATGATTAAACAAGATGCAATTGTTATTGATGTTGCAATATCCAGATTTGAAGAAAAACTTGTAGGAGATTCGGATTATGAGCAAATTATTAAAAAAGCATCTTTTGCAACACCAGTTCCAGGAGGAGTTGGTCCAATGACAGTTGCCATGCTATTAAAAAATACAATTACTGCTGCATCATTGAGTACTCAAATTGGAAGATAG
- a CDS encoding iron-containing alcohol dehydrogenase, which produces MHTVRIPKVINFGEDALGQTEYPKNALVVTTVPPELSDKWLAKMGIQDYMLYDQVKPEPSIDDVNTLISQFKDKKPSVLIGLGGGSSMDVVKYAAQDFGVEKILIPTTFGTGAEMTTYCVLKFDGKKKLLHEDRFLADMAVVDSYFMDGTPEQVIKNSVCDACAQATEGYDSKLGNDLTRTLCKQAFEILYDAIMNDKPENYPYGSMLSGMGFGNCSTTLGHALSYVFSNEGVPHGYSLSSCTTVAHKHNKSIFYDRFKEAMEKLGFDKLELKADVSEAADVVMTDKGHLDPNPIPISKDDVVKCLEDIKSGNL; this is translated from the coding sequence ATGCACACAGTACGTATTCCAAAAGTTATCAACTTTGGAGAAGACGCACTTGGTCAAACAGAGTATCCAAAAAATGCCCTTGTTGTAACAACCGTTCCACCAGAACTTTCTGATAAATGGTTGGCAAAAATGGGAATTCAGGATTACATGTTATATGATCAAGTGAAACCTGAACCATCAATTGACGATGTCAATACATTGATTTCACAATTCAAAGACAAAAAACCATCTGTTCTAATCGGATTAGGTGGGGGAAGTTCAATGGATGTTGTAAAATATGCTGCCCAAGATTTCGGTGTAGAAAAGATCTTAATTCCTACTACATTTGGAACTGGAGCTGAAATGACAACTTATTGTGTTCTAAAATTTGATGGAAAAAAGAAATTGTTACACGAAGATAGATTTTTGGCCGACATGGCTGTAGTCGATTCATATTTCATGGATGGAACTCCAGAACAAGTCATCAAAAATTCTGTCTGTGATGCATGTGCTCAAGCTACTGAGGGCTATGACAGTAAACTCGGTAATGACTTGACTAGAACTCTATGTAAACAAGCATTTGAGATTCTCTATGATGCAATAATGAATGACAAACCAGAAAACTATCCTTATGGTTCAATGTTATCTGGAATGGGATTTGGAAATTGCTCAACAACTCTAGGACATGCTTTGTCCTATGTGTTCTCAAATGAAGGTGTGCCACATGGCTATTCCTTATCATCTTGTACTACAGTTGCACATAAACATAACAAGTCAATCTTCTATGATCGATTCAAAGAAGCTATGGAAAAACTTGGATTTGATAAATTAGAACTCAAAGCCGATGTTTCTGAAGCTGCAGATGTCGTAATGACTGATAAAGGACATTTGGATCCAAATCCAATCCCAATATCCAAAGACGACGTTGTTAAATGTCTTGAAGACATCAAATCAGGTAATTTGTAA
- a CDS encoding glycerate kinase type-2 family protein: MIIQNFKELATTDKKKDCLEILEAGLQAADPQNIIPKYVSPNEIKMNNKIINIGKYSNIYSVAFGKAGDSMTRALNAIVPIKSGIVVIPKGSKSKIKGKKFQIFNSRHPEPDKISVKAAKEVMKFVQNKRSDEFIIFLVSGGGSSLLAMPDEITLDDKVHVTKLLLKTGVTIQEFNCIRKHLSKIKGGKLIENMKCQGVSLILSDVEGDDLSSIASGTTYMDDTTYADALDIIDKYKIRWKIPTEVLQILENGLNKKTKETPKKAQIDNFVIANNKNCLEAMQKKAEDIGYNVSTMQIFGDIKEAVPKILENISENHNTCLIFGGEPTVKVLGKGVGGRNQELVLRILKNTQKSKKIIIASMGTDGIDGNSRFAGAITENTKIDLSVMKEFLRNSDSGRFFEKQKANILTDFTHTNLMDIGMVLR; encoded by the coding sequence ATGATTATACAAAATTTCAAAGAGTTGGCAACTACAGATAAGAAAAAAGATTGCCTAGAAATTTTAGAGGCAGGTCTTCAAGCAGCAGATCCTCAAAATATCATTCCAAAGTATGTATCACCAAATGAAATTAAGATGAATAATAAAATCATCAATATTGGGAAATATTCAAACATCTATTCTGTAGCTTTTGGAAAAGCTGGAGATTCTATGACAAGGGCATTAAATGCAATAGTACCTATAAAAAGTGGAATTGTGGTAATTCCAAAAGGATCTAAATCAAAAATCAAAGGAAAGAAATTCCAAATTTTCAATTCCAGACATCCTGAACCTGATAAAATAAGCGTGAAAGCTGCCAAAGAAGTAATGAAATTTGTTCAAAATAAGCGAAGTGATGAATTTATCATTTTTCTTGTATCAGGAGGAGGATCATCTCTTTTGGCAATGCCTGATGAAATTACTCTTGATGACAAAGTTCACGTTACAAAATTGCTTTTAAAAACTGGAGTGACCATTCAAGAGTTTAATTGTATTCGAAAGCACCTATCAAAAATCAAAGGCGGAAAATTAATTGAAAATATGAAATGCCAAGGAGTTAGTTTGATATTGTCAGATGTGGAAGGAGATGATCTTTCATCCATTGCGTCAGGTACAACATACATGGATGATACAACATATGCAGATGCATTAGATATTATTGATAAATACAAAATACGATGGAAGATACCAACAGAGGTTTTACAAATTCTAGAGAACGGATTAAATAAAAAAACCAAAGAAACACCAAAAAAAGCGCAAATTGATAATTTTGTTATTGCAAATAACAAAAACTGTTTAGAAGCAATGCAAAAAAAAGCTGAAGACATAGGATATAATGTGTCAACTATGCAGATTTTCGGAGACATTAAAGAAGCAGTACCAAAAATACTCGAAAACATTTCAGAGAATCACAACACATGTCTGATTTTTGGAGGAGAACCAACAGTGAAAGTTTTGGGCAAAGGTGTGGGAGGCAGAAATCAAGAGTTAGTTTTAAGAATTTTAAAGAATACTCAGAAATCAAAAAAAATAATCATCGCATCCATGGGAACAGATGGGATAGATGGAAATTCCAGATTTGCAGGTGCCATAACAGAAAATACCAAAATTGATTTGAGTGTAATGAAAGAGTTTCTCAGAAATAGTGATTCAGGCAGATTCTTTGAAAAGCAAAAAGCAAACATTCTAACAGATTTCACTCACACCAATCTAATGGACATAGGCATGGTTTTAAGATAA
- the ileS gene encoding isoleucine--tRNA ligase, with the protein MELSTKFDAKSVETQVKEYIKSIDLEKQIFASDKPEKIRFIEGPPTMNGIPHAGHLRGRVIKDLWYRFNTLQGKKIEFNGGWDTQGLPVELQVEKELGVSGGKTEAIKQFGIERIVTECKKVVKKYNKSWVEVDELLGMSFNHEKAYWTYRDEFIEREWQVLKKAHENGILEEDFTVIAYCPSCQTSLSHAEVNQGYEEVKDPSLYYKVKLVDEDAFLIVWTTMPFTLVTDAMVGLQPEEDYAYVKIENETWVVGKTRLEEFMTEIKIENYKIEKTVKGSEFEGKKYAHPLLEEIPELRECSKSNNFHVAVSETFVDASTGSGLVHLSPANGEEDIKIANKRKVKIFSPIDDEVKFTKDAGKYQGMFVRDADRTIVEDLKEHNALVKIGKIKHKYPLCWRSHHPIVWLARRGWFYKLDRLENKAIDAAESVEYFFEQPKNRFLGIIKEKHPWCISRERIWGCPLPVWNCEDCGEKNWFFSRKEIVDAATNLPDGPDFELHRPWIDNITIKCKKCESSKTKREEYVLDTWHNSGSAPYSSLTDEQYANEIPAPFFTEGIDQTRGWAYTLLIENVILNNGPNPPYKSFLFQGHVLDENGGKMSKSKGNVLEGAELLQKYPVDLIRFYFMWKASPIEPLSFSTDELMSRPYQVINTLFNLHLYFKQNSQYDNFEQSNTISWAKQNDLLTSPDIWLLSKLQKLIQKITEKNQTCKFHESAKAIDDYIINNLSQIYIPITRGELWDEDEDKKNRRLSIYAVLSEVLKTLDILIHPFCPFTSEYLYQTVFEGKQSILLDKWPEYEKSLVNEEIEESFDIMKDVVSVSSAARMKGKLKRRWPLNEAQICVKKDQKTKLESLSDLLQSQLNVEKFSIVETQKDSGLEQILELRQLGMPVKPVIELERKRIGPKAKQHMGKLVAKFAETNPEEIISSLQENSKYDFDIDGEIISLDKEDYVVDFDASENFAVSKRDNYIVFISTSRNKEMMAKGLIKDIARRLQTLRKERGYNPTDVLETASILDLDEESLEMIQDKADDLAFLVRVKQVNFSESCKEYKDDDIDGQKIRISVE; encoded by the coding sequence ATGGAACTTTCTACAAAGTTTGATGCAAAATCAGTAGAGACCCAAGTAAAAGAATACATCAAATCTATTGATTTAGAAAAACAAATTTTTGCATCAGATAAACCTGAAAAAATTAGATTTATTGAAGGTCCACCAACAATGAACGGAATTCCACATGCAGGACATCTAAGAGGCAGAGTCATCAAAGATTTGTGGTATAGATTCAATACATTACAAGGAAAAAAAATTGAATTTAATGGAGGATGGGATACACAAGGCCTTCCAGTAGAATTGCAAGTGGAAAAAGAGTTAGGGGTTTCAGGTGGAAAGACTGAAGCAATTAAACAATTTGGAATTGAAAGAATTGTCACTGAATGTAAAAAAGTTGTAAAAAAATACAACAAGTCTTGGGTAGAAGTAGATGAACTTCTTGGGATGTCATTTAATCATGAAAAAGCATATTGGACTTATAGAGATGAATTTATTGAAAGAGAATGGCAAGTACTAAAAAAAGCACATGAAAATGGAATATTAGAAGAAGATTTCACAGTGATTGCATACTGCCCCAGTTGCCAGACATCACTAAGTCATGCAGAAGTAAATCAAGGATATGAAGAAGTAAAGGATCCTTCATTATATTACAAAGTAAAACTAGTTGATGAAGATGCATTTTTGATTGTATGGACGACCATGCCATTTACTCTAGTTACTGATGCAATGGTAGGATTACAGCCAGAAGAAGATTATGCATATGTCAAAATTGAAAACGAAACATGGGTTGTTGGAAAAACAAGACTAGAAGAATTTATGACAGAGATTAAAATTGAGAATTATAAAATTGAAAAAACTGTAAAAGGTTCTGAATTTGAAGGGAAGAAATACGCCCACCCATTACTTGAAGAAATACCAGAGTTAAGAGAATGCTCAAAAAGTAATAATTTTCATGTGGCAGTCTCAGAAACATTTGTCGATGCAAGTACAGGCAGTGGTCTTGTTCATTTATCTCCAGCTAACGGAGAAGAAGATATCAAAATAGCCAACAAAAGAAAAGTAAAGATTTTCAGCCCAATTGATGATGAAGTAAAATTTACCAAAGATGCTGGAAAATATCAGGGAATGTTTGTAAGAGATGCAGACAGGACCATAGTAGAAGATCTAAAAGAGCATAATGCACTAGTAAAAATTGGAAAAATTAAACACAAGTATCCTCTTTGTTGGAGATCACACCATCCAATAGTGTGGCTTGCAAGAAGAGGATGGTTTTACAAATTAGACAGACTAGAAAACAAAGCAATAGATGCAGCAGAAAGTGTAGAGTATTTTTTTGAGCAACCAAAAAATAGATTCTTGGGAATAATCAAAGAAAAACACCCTTGGTGCATTTCAAGAGAAAGAATATGGGGATGCCCTTTACCTGTATGGAATTGCGAGGATTGTGGTGAGAAAAACTGGTTTTTCTCAAGAAAAGAAATTGTTGATGCTGCAACCAACTTGCCTGATGGCCCCGACTTTGAATTACACAGACCTTGGATTGACAACATTACAATAAAATGTAAAAAATGTGAAAGCTCAAAAACAAAAAGAGAAGAGTATGTTTTAGATACATGGCACAATAGTGGATCTGCACCATACTCATCATTGACTGATGAGCAATACGCCAATGAAATTCCAGCCCCATTTTTCACTGAAGGAATTGATCAGACTAGAGGGTGGGCATACACTCTACTAATTGAAAATGTAATCTTAAACAATGGCCCCAATCCACCTTACAAATCATTTTTGTTTCAGGGACATGTGCTTGATGAGAATGGTGGAAAAATGAGCAAAAGTAAAGGGAATGTTTTGGAAGGTGCAGAGTTATTGCAAAAATATCCAGTTGATTTGATAAGATTCTATTTCATGTGGAAGGCAAGTCCTATTGAGCCACTTAGTTTCAGCACTGATGAATTAATGTCCAGACCATATCAAGTCATTAATACATTATTTAATCTCCACTTGTATTTCAAACAAAATAGTCAATACGATAATTTTGAACAATCAAATACAATTTCATGGGCAAAGCAAAATGATTTACTCACATCACCAGATATTTGGCTGCTATCAAAACTTCAAAAACTAATTCAAAAAATCACAGAAAAAAATCAAACATGCAAATTCCATGAAAGTGCAAAAGCAATAGATGATTACATAATTAACAATCTAAGTCAAATCTACATTCCAATTACTAGAGGGGAATTGTGGGATGAGGACGAAGACAAAAAGAATAGAAGACTATCAATTTATGCAGTACTAAGTGAAGTACTCAAAACGTTAGATATTTTGATTCATCCATTTTGTCCATTTACAAGTGAGTATCTATACCAGACAGTATTTGAGGGCAAGCAGAGTATTCTTTTAGACAAATGGCCAGAATATGAAAAGTCACTTGTAAACGAAGAGATTGAGGAATCTTTTGACATTATGAAAGACGTGGTGTCTGTATCATCTGCGGCAAGGATGAAAGGGAAATTAAAAAGAAGATGGCCATTAAATGAAGCACAGATTTGTGTCAAAAAAGATCAAAAAACTAAACTTGAATCACTATCAGATTTGTTGCAATCTCAATTAAATGTAGAAAAATTCTCAATTGTAGAAACTCAAAAAGATTCAGGACTGGAACAAATTTTAGAATTAAGACAATTAGGAATGCCAGTAAAACCAGTAATCGAATTAGAGAGAAAAAGAATCGGACCCAAAGCAAAACAACACATGGGAAAACTTGTTGCAAAATTTGCAGAAACAAATCCAGAAGAAATCATTTCATCATTACAAGAAAATTCAAAATATGACTTTGATATTGATGGAGAAATCATTTCATTAGACAAGGAAGATTATGTTGTAGATTTTGATGCAAGTGAAAATTTTGCAGTATCTAAAAGGGACAATTACATAGTATTCATTTCAACATCCAGAAATAAGGAGATGATGGCCAAAGGACTGATAAAAGATATTGCAAGAAGGCTCCAAACTCTCAGAAAAGAGAGAGGATACAATCCTACTGATGTCTTAGAGACAGCATCAATTCTTGATTTGGATGAGGAATCACTGGAAATGATTCAAGACAAGGCAGATGACTTGGCATTTTTAGTCAGAGTAAAACAGGTGAATTTTTCAGAATCATGCAAAGAGTATAAAGACGATGATATTGACGGTCAAAAAATAAGAATATCCGTAGAATAG
- the purN gene encoding phosphoribosylglycinamide formyltransferase: MLNLGILISGRGSNMESILKSIKRKKIPINPSVVISNRRDAKGLKIAKKLGINTEVIESKSFEGNREDYDKKIISILKKYGVTPDNGLVCLAGFMRIISPQFVKKFKNRIINIHPALLPSFTGLNAQKQALDYGAKYSGCTVHFVDAGMDTGPVIIQAVVKIKENDTEESLSKRILKEEHRIYPEAVNLIARNKVKVFGRKTIIS, translated from the coding sequence TTGCTAAATCTAGGAATTCTAATCTCAGGTCGTGGGAGCAACATGGAGAGTATTCTCAAGTCAATTAAAAGGAAAAAAATTCCAATAAATCCATCAGTAGTTATTTCAAATCGAAGAGATGCCAAAGGCCTCAAAATTGCTAAAAAATTAGGAATCAACACAGAGGTAATCGAGAGCAAAAGTTTTGAAGGAAATAGAGAAGATTATGATAAAAAAATAATCTCAATTCTAAAAAAATACGGGGTTACCCCGGATAACGGCCTAGTATGTCTTGCAGGATTTATGAGAATCATTAGCCCACAATTTGTAAAAAAATTCAAAAATAGAATAATCAATATTCACCCAGCATTGCTTCCAAGCTTTACAGGATTGAATGCTCAAAAACAGGCATTAGATTATGGTGCCAAGTATTCAGGATGTACAGTACACTTTGTAGATGCAGGAATGGATACAGGCCCAGTGATCATTCAGGCAGTTGTAAAAATCAAGGAAAATGATACAGAAGAATCATTATCAAAAAGAATCCTAAAAGAAGAACACAGAATCTATCCTGAAGCAGTAAATCTAATTGCAAGAAATAAAGTCAAAGTTTTTGGAAGAAAAACTATCATCAGTTAA
- a CDS encoding exonuclease, with amino-acid sequence MTKNGILCEVNENRVYLDPKNTDKSGINFVSHAHSDHLPTKNGGTILASIETNEIANLRGFKMEKHVEALENFSLIDSGHILGAKGLLFDDIFYTGDICTRDRGFLQGAKIPKCKTLITECTFGLPEFVFPKIDEIQKQVNELISELYGKGIPVILMGYQLGKAQTITQLFGHWGPLYFHDSVKDMNSLHQKLGVPLNDGIGHSEAEKNGLLDKKPWVMVAPLMSSKNKFLQDMKSKYGAVTIGFSGWAQSTRFSFGRRADYSITMSDHCDYNELVDMVVQSGAEQVYTIHGFVDEFAQELRKIGINAQPLIENSLDDFTS; translated from the coding sequence ATGACTAAAAATGGAATCCTGTGTGAGGTAAATGAAAATCGTGTTTACCTAGATCCTAAAAATACTGATAAATCTGGAATCAATTTTGTTTCTCATGCTCATTCCGATCATCTCCCAACTAAAAATGGCGGTACAATTTTAGCATCAATTGAGACAAATGAAATTGCAAATCTTCGTGGATTTAAAATGGAAAAGCATGTGGAAGCATTGGAGAATTTCTCTCTAATTGATAGTGGTCATATTCTTGGTGCCAAAGGATTGCTTTTTGATGATATTTTTTACACTGGAGATATCTGTACAAGAGATAGAGGTTTTTTGCAAGGAGCAAAAATTCCAAAATGTAAAACATTGATTACAGAATGTACTTTTGGATTACCCGAATTTGTTTTTCCAAAAATAGATGAAATACAAAAGCAAGTCAATGAATTGATTTCAGAACTTTACGGTAAAGGAATACCAGTTATTTTAATGGGGTATCAATTGGGAAAAGCTCAAACCATTACCCAACTATTTGGTCATTGGGGACCTCTTTATTTTCATGATTCTGTAAAAGACATGAATTCACTTCATCAGAAACTCGGAGTGCCACTAAATGATGGAATCGGTCATTCAGAGGCTGAAAAAAATGGACTACTAGATAAAAAACCATGGGTGATGGTAGCACCTCTAATGTCAAGTAAAAATAAATTCCTTCAAGATATGAAATCAAAATATGGTGCAGTAACAATTGGATTCAGCGGATGGGCTCAATCTACTAGATTCTCTTTTGGAAGAAGAGCTGACTATTCAATTACAATGAGTGATCATTGTGATTATAATGAACTTGTAGATATGGTTGTACAATCCGGGGCAGAGCAAGTATACACAATTCATGGTTTCGTAGATGAGTTTGCACAAGAATTACGCAAAATCGGTATTAATGCCCAACCCCTTATAGAAAATTCTTTAGATGATTTTACTAGTTGA
- a CDS encoding cupin domain-containing protein, translating to MKLDYDLNSYLEKIKKNNSYFHTFINRDSLAAGILVLQPGEEDTQEPHDTDEVYYVISGDGFLKINDKDYPVSKDKLFFVGKDVEHFFHGNSKELKVLYFFGGPDS from the coding sequence TTGAAACTAGATTATGACTTAAATTCATATCTTGAAAAAATTAAAAAAAATAATTCATATTTTCACACTTTTATTAATAGAGATAGTCTTGCTGCAGGTATTTTGGTTTTACAACCTGGTGAGGAGGACACACAAGAGCCTCATGACACTGATGAGGTTTATTATGTGATATCTGGAGATGGCTTTTTAAAAATTAATGACAAAGATTACCCTGTTTCAAAAGATAAATTATTTTTTGTTGGAAAAGACGTAGAGCATTTTTTTCACGGGAATTCAAAAGAGCTTAAAGTTTTGTATTTTTTTGGTGGGCCTGATTCTTAA